One part of the Thermoanaerobacterium sp. CMT5567-10 genome encodes these proteins:
- a CDS encoding site-specific DNA-methyltransferase gives MADSILYNEDCIRAMKRLASDSIDLILTDPPYNLGNFMKDRDTNLKKMRDNFFAAAGWDNLSFEEWEKSMDNFFEEAVRVLKKGGAMLVFMSIIKVETLIKIAERHGLYYKTTGIWHKLNPMPRNMNLHFVNSTEAWVYFTYKKKTGTFNNDGKVLHDFIETAVAANGERKYGKHPTQKPVQLMEFFIKVLTNEGDTVLDPFMGSGSTGVAAKKNNRNFIGIEIDENYFQIATRRIQEVKE, from the coding sequence ATGGCTGATTCAATTTTATATAACGAAGATTGCATACGCGCTATGAAGCGCCTAGCGAGTGATTCTATCGATCTTATTTTAACTGATCCTCCATATAATTTAGGTAACTTTATGAAAGATAGGGACACAAATCTAAAGAAAATGCGTGATAACTTTTTTGCTGCAGCTGGCTGGGACAATTTGAGTTTTGAAGAGTGGGAAAAATCAATGGATAACTTTTTTGAGGAAGCGGTTCGAGTTCTTAAAAAAGGTGGTGCAATGCTTGTTTTTATGTCAATTATTAAAGTGGAGACTCTCATTAAAATTGCGGAGAGACACGGATTATATTACAAAACTACAGGTATCTGGCATAAATTAAATCCAATGCCACGTAATATGAATTTACATTTTGTAAATTCAACGGAAGCGTGGGTATATTTCACATATAAGAAAAAAACAGGTACATTTAATAATGATGGAAAAGTATTACATGATTTTATAGAAACGGCAGTAGCAGCAAATGGCGAGCGTAAATATGGCAAACATCCTACACAGAAACCAGTTCAGTTGATGGAGTTCTTCATTAAAGTTTTAACTAATGAAGGTGATACAGTTCTTGATCCTTTTATGGGTAGCGGGAGCACTGGTGTAGCTGCCAAAAAAAATAATAGGAACTTTATTGGAATTGAAATAGATGAAAACTATTTTCAGATTGCAACACGTCGTATACAAGAGGTGAAAGAATGA
- a CDS encoding helix-turn-helix domain-containing protein encodes MLNENIKAIRKSKGLSQEELAIKLNVVRQTVSKWERGLSVPDSEMLISISDALETPVSTLLGETSVEAPADDLKAISQKLEIINLQLARNKAAKRKIIHWLFIVLCTLIVITAVIFISLNSPYLGWDFSDPETAVVGTFFHAFEWFFFRLAPIVLIGGIIGIVLTRKKQ; translated from the coding sequence ATGTTAAACGAAAACATTAAGGCAATCAGAAAATCTAAAGGGCTTTCACAGGAAGAACTTGCAATAAAGCTGAATGTTGTCAGGCAAACTGTATCCAAGTGGGAACGTGGTTTATCAGTTCCGGATTCTGAAATGTTGATTTCTATCTCAGATGCACTCGAAACGCCGGTAAGCACTTTGCTTGGTGAGACTTCTGTTGAAGCTCCTGCCGATGATTTGAAAGCAATCTCTCAGAAGCTGGAAATTATTAATTTGCAGTTGGCAAGAAATAAGGCTGCGAAACGAAAAATCATTCACTGGCTGTTTATCGTGCTATGTACACTTATAGTAATAACTGCAGTGATTTTTATTTCTCTGAATAGTCCCTACTTAGGATGGGACTTCAGTGATCCTGAAACTGCAGTAGTAGGAACATTCTTTCATGCGTTTGAATGGTTCTTTTTCAGATTAGCGCCCATTGTGTTGATAGGCGGAATCATCGGTATAGTCCTGACAAGAAAAAAGCAGTAG
- the rlmD gene encoding 23S rRNA (uracil(1939)-C(5))-methyltransferase RlmD: MQNINIGDIYEVYIDNMAHEGQGVGRLDGIAVFVKGALKGEKVLAQIDEKHKNYLNAHVEKILLPSQERIMPKCIYAGKCGGCTLQHLSYKGQLEFKKQVVDDSLSRIGKINTIVYDTIGMDNPLYYRDKAEYPVGIEDGNIKSGFYASKSHNIIAIDSCMIQSDYSIEAMKTVREWANNYKITVYDKKTGKGLLRHVITKIGFATKEVMVIVVVNGKNIPHKKELVSRLKRNIENVKSVVLNVNKNYGNQVMGNENIVIYGHEYITDFIGDKKFEISPLSFFQVNPVQTKVLYEKALEYADLKGDETVFDVYCGIGTISIFFAEHARKVYGIEVIPDAVEDARRNAAINGVDNTEFIAGKAEDVMKDLCNKGLKPDVVVFDPPRKGLDKDVVEASIKMNPEKIIYVSCNPTTLARDLRIFEDNGYKIKKVQPVDMFPYTYHVETVVLMSRKEDK, translated from the coding sequence TTGCAAAACATCAACATTGGCGATATATATGAAGTATACATTGACAATATGGCACATGAGGGACAGGGTGTTGGAAGGTTAGATGGAATTGCTGTTTTTGTAAAAGGTGCTTTAAAAGGTGAGAAGGTCTTAGCCCAAATAGATGAAAAACACAAAAATTACTTAAATGCACATGTGGAAAAAATCTTATTGCCATCACAGGAAAGAATTATGCCGAAATGTATCTACGCTGGCAAGTGCGGCGGTTGCACATTACAACATTTAAGCTACAAAGGACAATTGGAATTTAAAAAACAAGTCGTTGACGACAGCCTATCAAGAATCGGAAAGATAAATACTATTGTATATGATACTATAGGAATGGATAACCCACTTTATTACCGCGACAAGGCAGAATATCCAGTTGGCATTGAAGATGGCAATATTAAATCTGGATTTTATGCTTCAAAATCCCACAACATCATTGCAATTGATTCATGCATGATTCAAAGCGATTATAGTATAGAAGCCATGAAAACTGTAAGAGAATGGGCAAACAATTATAAGATTACAGTTTATGACAAAAAAACTGGGAAAGGGCTTTTAAGGCATGTGATAACAAAGATTGGTTTTGCAACAAAAGAAGTCATGGTTATTGTTGTGGTAAATGGCAAAAATATTCCACACAAAAAAGAACTTGTAAGCCGACTTAAAAGAAATATTGAAAACGTAAAAAGCGTTGTTTTAAATGTAAACAAAAATTACGGGAATCAAGTTATGGGTAACGAAAATATTGTCATATACGGCCATGAGTATATTACAGATTTTATTGGAGACAAAAAGTTTGAAATATCCCCTTTGTCATTCTTTCAAGTAAATCCCGTTCAGACTAAAGTGCTGTATGAAAAAGCGTTGGAATATGCTGATTTAAAAGGTGATGAAACCGTCTTTGACGTGTACTGCGGTATAGGTACAATATCTATATTTTTTGCAGAACATGCAAGAAAAGTGTACGGAATAGAGGTAATACCAGATGCTGTCGAAGATGCGAGGCGAAATGCAGCTATAAACGGAGTAGATAATACAGAATTCATTGCTGGAAAAGCAGAAGATGTCATGAAAGATCTTTGTAATAAAGGTTTAAAGCCAGATGTCGTAGTGTTTGACCCTCCAAGAAAAGGATTAGACAAAGATGTTGTAGAAGCATCCATAAAGATGAATCCTGAAAAAATAATTTACGTTTCCTGCAACCCGACTACATTGGCAAGGGATTTAAGGATTTTTGAAGACAATGGATATAAAATAAAAAAAGTACAACCAGTCGACATGTTTCCATACACATATCACGTTGAGACGGTGGTATTGATGTCAAGGAAAGAGGATAAATAG
- a CDS encoding McrB family protein produces the protein MKRPDNITNYSEIDLKLGIKSSLPNAKSTLALLILLWESSDKPAELVYSQQKNEGIILDKKVEESLITTLKPIYSSVGISDETFISKVNENQMFKSQLESLIVAFELVWRMARIKFTDENKPASAERTGRIRYPKKLYYTVHMDILDSVISANNENYYAVLLNWLGIPIDFDKSYESRLIKILTVFSENAVFKLVDGDKDVIFNLNSIYKKIIETNDSVDINGDGEAKGPLRILKSLLSDGLNPYLNYNAGIVQAKENIELYQRRVDTYLALSSSRIYEVEVKPNEDIVAESVSDYLVQRKTGGCNILLYGVPGAGKSYTIKTEYCDDPLRMERVVFHPDYTYSDFVGQILPKVSEDGLVSYEFTEGPFTRLLKKAYQNPGAEYYLIIEEINRGNAPAIFGDVFQLLDRDAEGNSEYGISNADIARRVYGDESKLVRIPSNMYIIGTMNTSDQNVFTLDTAFQRRWIMRMIENDMDKVDPNFANHKILDTDITWKQFNTVINDIILKKNLHMTSSEDKRLGVFFVHERDLEYNFAEDDISLPMEERIKASHDNSRFPEKVLKYLWDDAFKFSRDTVFETNLYFSLEDIVRKFKSSKGNERFTIFKEEIYNAFLSPENATNE, from the coding sequence ATGAAAAGGCCTGATAATATTACAAACTATAGTGAGATCGACTTAAAATTGGGTATTAAATCTTCATTGCCCAATGCTAAATCAACTCTTGCTTTATTAATTCTTTTATGGGAAAGCTCTGATAAACCTGCTGAGTTAGTGTATTCACAACAAAAAAATGAGGGTATTATTTTAGATAAAAAAGTTGAAGAATCGTTAATAACTACTTTAAAGCCAATTTACTCTTCTGTGGGTATATCAGATGAAACTTTTATTTCAAAAGTGAATGAAAACCAAATGTTTAAATCACAATTGGAATCTCTGATAGTTGCATTTGAATTAGTTTGGAGAATGGCTAGAATTAAGTTTACAGATGAGAATAAGCCTGCAAGTGCAGAACGTACTGGACGTATTAGGTATCCTAAAAAATTATACTATACAGTACACATGGATATTTTAGACTCAGTTATTTCGGCAAACAATGAAAATTATTATGCAGTTTTACTTAATTGGCTCGGCATTCCGATAGATTTTGATAAGTCTTATGAGTCTAGATTGATTAAAATTCTCACTGTTTTTTCGGAAAATGCTGTTTTTAAACTTGTTGATGGAGATAAAGATGTAATATTTAATTTAAATAGCATATATAAAAAAATTATTGAAACTAATGATTCTGTAGATATTAACGGTGATGGAGAAGCAAAAGGTCCTCTTAGAATTCTTAAATCATTATTATCTGATGGGCTAAATCCTTATTTAAACTATAATGCTGGAATAGTACAAGCTAAAGAAAATATCGAATTATATCAAAGACGAGTAGATACTTATTTGGCTTTATCATCTAGTAGGATTTATGAAGTTGAAGTAAAACCGAATGAAGACATAGTGGCTGAATCAGTATCGGATTACTTGGTACAAAGAAAAACTGGCGGATGTAATATTCTTTTATATGGTGTACCTGGTGCCGGTAAAAGTTATACTATAAAAACTGAATATTGTGATGATCCATTACGTATGGAGAGAGTTGTCTTTCATCCTGATTATACATATTCAGATTTTGTGGGGCAAATTTTGCCGAAAGTATCGGAAGACGGGTTAGTAAGTTATGAGTTTACAGAAGGCCCTTTTACTCGTTTACTGAAAAAAGCATACCAAAATCCTGGCGCAGAATACTACCTTATAATTGAAGAAATAAATAGAGGCAATGCTCCTGCAATATTTGGGGATGTATTCCAATTATTAGACAGAGATGCTGAAGGAAATAGTGAATATGGAATTTCAAATGCAGATATTGCTAGAAGAGTTTATGGAGATGAAAGCAAGCTGGTACGTATTCCTTCAAACATGTATATTATTGGAACTATGAATACTTCTGACCAAAATGTTTTCACTTTAGATACAGCATTTCAGCGCAGATGGATTATGAGAATGATTGAGAATGATATGGATAAGGTAGACCCAAATTTCGCAAATCATAAAATATTGGACACTGATATCACATGGAAACAATTTAATACTGTTATAAACGATATTATTCTAAAAAAGAACTTACATATGACTTCATCTGAGGATAAACGTCTTGGCGTGTTTTTTGTTCATGAACGGGACTTAGAATACAACTTTGCGGAAGATGATATTTCACTTCCAATGGAAGAAAGGATTAAAGCATCTCATGACAATAGCCGCTTTCCGGAAAAAGTATTAAAATATTTATGGGACGATGCGTTTAAATTTTCAAGAGATACTGTTTTTGAAACGAATTTATATTTTAGTTTAGAAGATATTGTTAGAAAATTCAAATCTTCCAAAGGAAATGAACGGTTTACTATTTTTAAAGAAGAGATTTATAATGCGTTTTTGTCACCGGAGAATGCAACCAATGAATAG
- the pyk gene encoding pyruvate kinase: MRRTKIICTIGPASEKYEILRELIESGLNICRLNFSHGDHEEHGSRIDNIKKIREELQLPIAIMLDTKGPEIRTGKFKNGVAELKEGQTFTITSRDVEGDDNICSVTYKGLPQDVERGSHILIDDGLVSLKVNDVKGEDIVCTVENSGTIGDHKGVNVPGTKLNLPAITQKDVDDIEFGIKKGIDMIAASFVRKAADVIAIRRLLEDNDAGHILIISKIENREGVENIDEIIKVSDGIMVARGDLGVEIPIEEIPIVQKRIIEKCNKAGKPVVTATQMLDSMIRNPRPTRAEVTDVANAILDGTDAIMLSGETAQGKYPVEAFKTMSKIAEKIETYINYKENLDKNVDYNISMTNAISHATCTTARDIGATAIITSTISGYTARMVSKYRPSAPIIAVTPNKDVARRLSIVWGVHPLISQEVNSTDEMIEVSVNTALNEGLIRNGDIVVISAGIPVATTGTTNMLKVHIVGDVIVKGTGIGTKSISGVVSVIRDPYKDKDKFREGDIIVAQKTERDYMPIIEKASAIITEEGGLTSHAAIVGLNYGLPVIVGCEGVTAKLKDGMTVTLDAARGLVYKGIVNIK, encoded by the coding sequence ATGCGTAGAACTAAGATAATATGCACAATAGGTCCTGCAAGTGAAAAATATGAAATACTGAGAGAACTAATTGAAAGTGGCCTAAATATTTGCAGATTAAATTTTTCTCATGGCGATCATGAAGAACATGGAAGCAGAATAGACAATATAAAGAAGATTAGAGAAGAGCTTCAGCTGCCGATTGCTATTATGCTTGATACGAAGGGACCGGAAATAAGAACTGGGAAATTTAAAAATGGAGTTGCTGAGCTAAAAGAGGGACAGACGTTTACGATAACCTCTAGGGATGTTGAGGGCGATGATAATATTTGTTCGGTGACATATAAAGGACTTCCTCAAGATGTGGAGAGAGGTTCTCACATATTGATTGATGATGGTTTGGTATCTTTAAAAGTCAATGATGTAAAAGGCGAAGACATAGTATGTACAGTTGAAAATTCTGGAACGATTGGAGATCATAAAGGTGTAAACGTGCCGGGTACAAAGCTTAATTTGCCTGCTATCACGCAAAAAGATGTTGACGACATAGAGTTTGGAATAAAAAAGGGCATTGATATGATAGCTGCATCTTTCGTTAGAAAAGCAGCAGACGTAATTGCTATAAGAAGGCTATTAGAAGATAACGATGCAGGTCACATACTCATCATCTCTAAGATAGAAAATCGTGAAGGTGTAGAAAATATAGACGAGATTATAAAAGTTTCAGACGGCATAATGGTTGCTCGTGGAGATTTAGGTGTAGAAATACCAATAGAAGAAATACCGATTGTTCAAAAAAGAATAATTGAGAAGTGCAATAAAGCAGGTAAGCCAGTTGTCACAGCTACTCAAATGCTTGATTCTATGATAAGAAATCCAAGACCTACAAGGGCAGAAGTTACCGATGTAGCAAATGCTATATTAGACGGTACTGATGCAATAATGCTTTCTGGTGAAACGGCTCAAGGGAAATACCCTGTAGAAGCTTTTAAGACGATGTCAAAGATAGCTGAAAAAATAGAGACGTATATAAATTACAAAGAAAATTTGGACAAGAATGTGGACTACAATATTTCTATGACAAATGCTATAAGCCATGCAACATGCACTACCGCAAGAGATATAGGTGCAACTGCAATTATCACATCTACAATATCAGGTTACACTGCACGAATGGTGTCTAAATACAGACCGTCAGCTCCTATAATAGCGGTGACACCAAACAAAGATGTGGCGAGAAGGCTTAGTATTGTATGGGGTGTACATCCTTTGATATCACAAGAAGTCAACTCTACAGATGAGATGATAGAAGTTTCGGTAAATACTGCTTTAAACGAAGGTCTAATTCGGAATGGTGATATTGTTGTAATATCTGCGGGGATACCAGTTGCGACTACAGGTACAACAAATATGTTAAAAGTCCATATAGTCGGCGATGTGATAGTAAAAGGAACTGGTATAGGTACGAAATCAATAAGCGGTGTTGTATCTGTCATAAGAGATCCGTATAAAGATAAAGATAAATTTAGAGAAGGCGATATTATTGTTGCTCAAAAAACAGAAAGAGATTATATGCCTATAATAGAGAAGGCATCGGCGATAATAACTGAAGAAGGAGGCCTTACATCACATGCTGCAATAGTCGGATTGAACTATGGATTGCCTGTAATTGTAGGATGTGAGGGAGTTACTGCAAAACTGAAAGACGGCATGACTGTTACGCTTGATGCAGCGAGAGGCTTAGTGTATAAGGGAATAGTAAATATAAAATAG
- a CDS encoding helix-turn-helix transcriptional regulator, giving the protein MGVNYKRFWKKLIDDDLDLSDLHLSTGIAPSTFSKMRKNEYVSLDVLVRICEALKCQLSEIVEVELGERS; this is encoded by the coding sequence ATGGGAGTCAATTATAAGAGATTTTGGAAAAAACTAATCGATGATGATTTAGATTTATCCGATTTGCATCTTTCTACTGGCATTGCTCCAAGTACATTTTCTAAGATGCGTAAAAATGAATACGTTTCATTGGATGTATTGGTACGTATATGCGAAGCATTGAAATGCCAACTAAGTGAGATAGTCGAGGTTGAACTTGGCGAACGGAGCTGA
- a CDS encoding DNA cytosine methyltransferase → MKPTVIDLFAGVGGLSLGFEMAGFNVVLANEYDESIAEAYKLNHPNTKMIVADIKSLPIENTFAEYRDKIDVIIGGPPCQGFSQKGQRRTINDERNFLFKYFVAVVDYIRPQYFVMENVPNLLTAENGYFKKEINELFNKLGYSLNMGILNAADYGVPQNRRRTIIIGKKGAPAPDLPKPHNTRVTIWDAISDLAFLNSGEGSEKQEYKFEPQSEYQIKMRDGSKYLYNHVATRHSELALKRLAMIPPNSGKEVLPKEHLTKSIYSGTWTRMCKDEVSVTITTRFDTPSSGKFTHPFLDRAITVREAARLQSFPDTFRFIGTKGSQMKQVGNAVPPLLAKEIAKIIKLDMGKDGGIR, encoded by the coding sequence ATGAAACCAACAGTAATTGATTTATTTGCGGGGGTTGGTGGCCTTTCACTTGGGTTTGAAATGGCAGGATTTAATGTTGTTCTTGCAAATGAATACGATGAATCTATTGCAGAGGCCTATAAATTGAATCATCCCAATACTAAAATGATTGTTGCAGATATAAAAAGTTTACCGATAGAAAATACATTTGCTGAGTATCGTGATAAAATAGATGTCATTATTGGTGGGCCACCTTGTCAGGGATTTTCTCAGAAAGGACAACGGAGAACAATTAATGACGAACGGAATTTTTTATTTAAATATTTCGTTGCTGTCGTCGATTATATCCGTCCTCAGTATTTTGTAATGGAAAATGTACCGAACCTTCTTACAGCTGAAAATGGTTATTTTAAAAAAGAGATAAATGAGTTATTTAATAAGTTGGGTTATTCACTTAATATGGGTATTTTAAATGCAGCTGACTACGGGGTACCTCAGAATCGAAGAAGAACAATTATTATTGGTAAAAAAGGGGCTCCTGCTCCTGATTTACCAAAACCACATAATACTAGAGTAACTATATGGGATGCAATAAGTGATTTGGCATTTTTAAATTCCGGAGAGGGTTCTGAAAAGCAAGAGTACAAGTTTGAACCACAGAGTGAGTATCAAATAAAAATGCGAGATGGGAGTAAGTATCTTTATAACCATGTTGCTACAAGACATTCAGAGTTAGCACTTAAACGGTTAGCGATGATCCCACCGAATAGTGGGAAAGAAGTTTTACCGAAGGAGCATTTAACAAAATCAATTTATAGTGGAACATGGACACGAATGTGTAAAGATGAAGTATCTGTAACAATTACAACGAGATTTGATACACCTTCTTCTGGGAAATTTACACATCCATTTTTGGATAGAGCTATCACTGTACGTGAAGCTGCACGTTTGCAGTCATTCCCAGATACCTTTAGATTTATAGGTACAAAGGGTTCGCAAATGAAACAAGTAGGAAATGCCGTGCCACCTTTACTTGCCAAAGAAATTGCTAAAATAATAAAATTAGATATGGGAAAAGATGGGGGAATCAGATAA
- a CDS encoding thioesterase family protein has translation MYTYDAKIRVRYGETDKMGIVYYANYLNWFEIGRTEFFRSLGMTYKELEDNKIMLPVIETNCKYIWSAEYDDVIIIRTRIDFLKGTRIRFAYDIIRENNNRLLAQGMTEHPFTTLDKKPVNIKKVLPHVYEMLNKCYGDR, from the coding sequence ATGTATACATATGATGCTAAGATTCGGGTCCGCTATGGTGAAACAGATAAGATGGGCATAGTGTATTATGCCAATTATCTAAATTGGTTTGAAATAGGTAGAACAGAATTTTTCCGTTCTTTAGGTATGACATATAAGGAACTTGAAGATAATAAAATTATGCTACCTGTAATAGAAACAAACTGCAAGTATATTTGGTCTGCAGAGTACGATGATGTCATTATTATCAGGACTAGGATCGATTTTTTAAAAGGCACCAGAATAAGGTTTGCCTATGATATCATAAGAGAAAATAACAATAGGCTTTTGGCACAAGGAATGACGGAGCATCCATTTACTACACTAGATAAAAAGCCTGTAAATATTAAAAAAGTTTTACCTCATGTATATGAAATGCTTAATAAATGTTATGGCGATCGCTAA
- a CDS encoding glucan 1,4-alpha-glucosidase has product MSRKLIKYLPLLVLASSVLSGCSNNVSSIKIDRFNNISAVNGPGEEDTWASAQKQGVGTANNYVSKVWFTLANGAISEVYYPTIDTADVKEIKFIVTDGKSFVSDETKDTISKVEKFTDKSLGYKLVNTDKKGRYRITKEIFTDVKRNSLIMKAKFEALEGSIHDYKLYLAYDPHIKNQGSYNEGYVIKANNNKMLMAKRDNIYTALSSNIGWKGYSIGYYKVNDILTDLDENKQMTKHYDSARGNIIEGAEIDLTKNSEFEIILSFGQSEDEAVKTNIETLNDNYDSLKKVYIDEWEKYCNSLNNFDGKANSLYFNSMMILKASEDKTNKGAYIASLSIPWGDGQRDDNTGGYHLVWSRDLYHVANAFIAAGDVDSANRSLDYLAEVVKDNGMIPQNTWISGKPYWTGIQLDEQADPIILSYRLKRYDLYESLVKPLADFIVKIGPKTGQERWEEIGGYSPATLASEVAGLTCAAYIAEQNKDFESAKRYQEKADNWQRLIDSLTYTEKGPFGNGQYYIRIAGLSDPNADFMINIANGGGVYDQKEIVDPSFLELVRLGVKSAEDPKILNTLRVVDSTIKVDTPKGPSWYRYNHDGYGEPSKEELYHGVGKGRLWPLLTGERGMYEIAAGKDATPYLKAMENFANEGGIISEQVWEDTGLPTDSASPLNWAHAEYVILFASNIEHKVLDMPDIVYKRYALK; this is encoded by the coding sequence ATGAGTAGGAAACTTATTAAATATTTACCTTTACTAGTGCTGGCATCCAGTGTTTTAAGCGGATGTTCCAACAATGTGTCAAGTATCAAAATAGATAGATTTAATAATATTAGCGCAGTAAATGGACCTGGTGAAGAAGATACATGGGCCAGTGCTCAAAAACAGGGTGTTGGTACAGCAAATAATTACGTATCAAAAGTTTGGTTTACGCTGGCAAATGGCGCCATATCAGAGGTGTACTATCCAACGATAGATACTGCAGATGTAAAAGAAATTAAATTTATTGTCACTGATGGGAAATCGTTTGTCTCAGATGAAACAAAGGATACAATAAGCAAGGTAGAGAAGTTTACCGATAAGTCATTAGGTTATAAGCTAGTCAATACAGATAAAAAAGGAAGGTATAGGATAACAAAAGAAATATTTACAGATGTAAAACGCAATTCTCTGATAATGAAAGCAAAGTTTGAAGCATTAGAAGGAAGTATACATGACTATAAGCTGTATCTTGCATACGACCCACATATTAAAAATCAGGGAAGTTACAATGAAGGTTATGTAATAAAGGCTAATAACAATAAGATGTTGATGGCAAAAAGAGATAACATATATACTGCTTTATCATCTAACATAGGTTGGAAAGGATATTCGATTGGGTATTATAAAGTTAATGATATTTTGACTGACCTTGATGAAAATAAGCAAATGACTAAACATTATGATAGTGCAAGGGGCAATATCATAGAAGGGGCAGAGATTGATTTAACGAAAAACAGCGAATTTGAAATCATTCTGTCTTTTGGACAAAGTGAAGATGAGGCAGTAAAAACAAACATAGAAACATTAAATGACAATTATGACAGCTTAAAGAAGGTATATATAGACGAATGGGAGAAGTATTGCAATAGCCTTAATAATTTTGATGGAAAGGCAAATTCACTATATTTTAACAGCATGATGATATTAAAAGCAAGTGAAGATAAGACAAATAAAGGTGCATACATTGCATCTCTTTCGATTCCATGGGGAGATGGACAAAGGGATGACAATACAGGTGGCTATCATCTTGTATGGTCAAGAGATCTGTATCACGTAGCGAATGCTTTCATTGCGGCTGGAGATGTTGATTCTGCCAATAGATCGCTGGATTACCTTGCCGAAGTGGTTAAGGACAATGGGATGATTCCTCAAAACACGTGGATTAGTGGTAAACCGTATTGGACAGGCATTCAGCTAGATGAGCAGGCAGATCCAATAATATTAAGCTACAGACTGAAAAGATATGATCTTTATGAAAGCCTTGTCAAGCCTTTAGCGGATTTCATCGTGAAAATAGGCCCTAAGACGGGACAAGAAAGATGGGAAGAAATAGGCGGATATTCACCAGCAACCCTTGCTTCAGAAGTAGCAGGACTTACATGTGCTGCGTATATAGCTGAACAAAATAAGGACTTTGAATCTGCTAAAAGGTATCAAGAAAAGGCGGACAATTGGCAAAGGCTTATTGACAGCCTAACTTACACAGAAAAAGGTCCTTTTGGGAATGGTCAATACTATATTAGAATAGCTGGTTTGTCTGATCCAAATGCAGACTTTATGATAAACATAGCAAATGGCGGTGGTGTATACGACCAAAAAGAAATTGTGGATCCAAGTTTTCTGGAGCTTGTAAGGCTTGGAGTTAAATCGGCAGAGGATCCTAAAATATTAAATACGTTAAGAGTTGTTGATAGCACAATTAAAGTTGATACGCCAAAGGGACCGTCGTGGTACAGATATAATCATGATGGGTACGGTGAACCATCAAAGGAAGAACTATATCACGGCGTAGGAAAGGGAAGATTGTGGCCTCTCTTGACAGGTGAAAGAGGCATGTATGAAATTGCTGCAGGAAAAGATGCGACACCGTATTTAAAAGCAATGGAGAATTTTGCCAACGAAGGTGGTATAATATCTGAGCAAGTATGGGAAGATACTGGACTTCCTACTGATTCAGCATCACCGCTTAATTGGGCACATGCTGAATATGTGATATTATTTGCATCAAATATAGAACACAAGGTGCTTGATATGCCAGACATAGTTTATAAAAGGTATGCTTTAAAGTGA